Proteins encoded within one genomic window of Coprococcus phoceensis:
- a CDS encoding Rpn family recombination-promoting nuclease/putative transposase, which translates to MGRKKQLKELTIKDNFMFGAVMMDEENCKGLLERVLQIPIDHVEISREKSIVYHPEYKGVRLDVYAKDENQTRYNVEMQVQKKPDLGKRSRYYQSQMDMEMLLAGEDYAELPNTYVIFICDFDPIGENKYRYTFRAKCEELPEMNLEDGRTVVFLNTHGENESEVPKELVTLLHYIREDVDGSEREYHDSYVERLQKFIREVKSNREMEERFMVFEEMLRDERAEGRAEGIAEGRVEGRTEESKETLLLYLKNLGTVSKALSDRIQSQQELEVLKRWTQIAFQSKSLEEFEEKISL; encoded by the coding sequence ATGGGAAGAAAAAAACAGTTAAAGGAACTCACGATCAAAGATAATTTCATGTTTGGCGCAGTGATGATGGACGAGGAGAACTGCAAGGGGCTTTTGGAGCGAGTATTGCAGATTCCAATCGACCATGTAGAAATCAGCAGAGAAAAGAGTATTGTCTATCATCCGGAGTACAAAGGCGTACGGCTTGATGTGTATGCGAAAGATGAAAATCAGACACGCTACAATGTAGAGATGCAGGTGCAGAAAAAGCCGGATCTTGGGAAACGAAGTCGTTATTACCAAAGCCAGATGGACATGGAAATGCTGCTGGCGGGAGAGGATTACGCGGAACTTCCGAATACTTACGTCATCTTCATCTGTGATTTTGATCCGATAGGAGAAAACAAATATCGTTATACCTTTCGGGCAAAATGCGAGGAACTGCCGGAGATGAATTTAGAGGATGGGAGAACCGTCGTATTTTTAAATACGCATGGAGAGAATGAAAGCGAGGTTCCGAAAGAACTGGTAACACTTCTGCATTACATACGAGAAGATGTTGATGGAAGTGAGAGAGAATACCATGATTCATATGTGGAGAGGCTTCAGAAATTTATTCGTGAAGTCAAATCAAACCGAGAGATGGAGGAACGCTTTATGGTTTTTGAAGAGATGTTGAGAGATGAACGTGCGGAAGGACGCGCAGAGGGCATTGCAGAAGGACGTGTAGAAGGACGTACGGAAGAAAGTAAAGAAACATTACTTTTGTATTTGAAAAATCTTGGAACAGTTTCGAAAGCGCTTTCTGATCGGATTCAAAGCCAACAAGAGCTGGAAGTGTTGAAGAGATGGACGCAGATTGCGTTCCAATCGAAATCTTTAGAAGAGTTTGAAGAAAAAATTTCATTGTAA
- a CDS encoding Rpn family recombination-promoting nuclease/putative transposase — MRRKKQLKELTIKDNFMFGAVMMDEDNCKGLLERVLQIPIDHVEISKEKSIVYHPEYKGVRLDVYAKDENQTRYNVEMQVQKKPALGKRSRYYQSQMDMEMLLAGEDYAELPNTYVIFICDFDPIGEGKYRYTLRMKCEESAEAEFEDGRTVVFLNTHGKNESEVPKELVTLLHYIREDVDGSEREFHDSYVERLQKFIHEVKSNREMEERFMIFEEMLRDERAEGRAEGIAEGRAEGLALRLENAKSTLLLYLKNLGTVQESLCERIEKEEDFEVLKQWTQLAFQSKSLEEFEEKISL, encoded by the coding sequence ATGAGAAGAAAAAAACAGTTGAAGGAACTCACAATCAAAGATAATTTCATGTTTGGTGCAGTGATGATGGATGAGGACAACTGCAAGGGACTTTTGGAGAGAGTGTTGCAGATTCCAATCGATCATGTGGAAATCAGCAAAGAAAAGAGCATTGTTTATCATCCGGAGTACAAAGGCGTACGGCTCGATGTGTATGCGAAAGATGAAAATCAGACTCGCTATAATGTAGAGATGCAGGTACAGAAAAAGCCGGCACTTGGAAAGCGGAGTCGTTATTACCAAAGCCAGATGGACATGGAGATGTTACTGGCAGGAGAGGATTATGCGGAACTTCCGAATACATATGTGATATTCATTTGCGATTTTGATCCTATTGGAGAAGGGAAATATCGTTATACTTTGCGGATGAAATGCGAAGAGTCTGCCGAAGCGGAGTTTGAGGATGGAAGAACCGTTGTATTTTTAAATACGCATGGAAAGAATGAAAGCGAGGTTCCGAAAGAACTGGTAACACTTCTGCATTACATACGGGAGGATGTTGATGGAAGTGAGAGAGAATTCCACGATTCATATGTGGAGAGACTTCAGAAATTTATTCACGAGGTCAAATCAAACCGGGAGATGGAGGAACGCTTTATGATTTTTGAAGAGATGTTGAGAGACGAACGCGCAGAAGGACGCGCAGAGGGCATTGCAGAAGGACGTGCAGAAGGTCTTGCATTACGACTTGAAAATGCGAAAAGCACATTACTTTTGTATTTGAAAAATCTTGGAACGGTTCAGGAGTCGCTGTGTGAGCGCATTGAGAAGGAAGAAGACTTTGAAGTGTTGAAGCAATGGACACAGCTGGCATTTCAATCAAAATCGTTGGAAGAGTTTGAAGAGAAAATTTCATTGTAA
- a CDS encoding SIR2 family protein — protein MGKILSLREAINLIWETVEIGREMESGCPYLFIVGAGISAPEILTANGIIDQCKKKVEQLCQGDEEKLQRICDTAERLGENSAKYYSYWFEQAYKNKIHRQQYLKSIMNNSRISMSNLLLAQILNIKTIATTAITPNFDNHLLKSLNLLGNYDVFSANNMLDNIALNANSKTVQIMHVHGTYEFYDCCNLESEIAKIAQGQGIKTTAGTIEEFLKTKSPIVIGYSGWEDDVIMSKLKERLEYAALPYKLIWFCYSGKDYEKLPEWLKENEEVVFVLPEKKMDMRSEIENRIDDKAEDIALPAEDVLSALIARFGFKSPNLFSNPIQYYIDLIDGFLPEKIEIFPTKSWKRRLDYVEEHLGDIEKNIILLDESAARKDIVGTTSILKKMDYMFIPTDDLEHILSGVIMPMVPSQNRIEDMSDQLAFLDVVLNLLTAKKKDISEEEMAKYLKKILGAMPYPGKDFGKEKLIHVFDKMLGIACLEEQRLLILGAKSELVDGEEQKNLLNEVVTSGSRELGNEKIARLVLNAVYWQIKLQGTLTEEHKNLLCTIRAMYAENEKILEYFYAILIEIYEEKADGGFAIEDVISQIREKNLPSHLLIRVYRIQADEETDTGNRIKIASETVQEYDMEEIQNCRGCLDYAHLVITVVCERLKLKEHVDRKYIEYAIQLCEKEGGCPLIVKNVVRMLQIYVAHVENLYDKQEICKKATRVCEKSKLYEEWIYFNESYVSELDQREYEKYLEEHEKYREYKQAADKIHEAVEAYIHLEKDVCKDLLFEASECFDQIFEGKYNPALLNICFVARRGEGSELNISVLDVLERIDWMMGDAIYHINKALTLVEQGDWGNAQCEIRKIEENLDGAIEWWNREEVVGKREKALVFLLLSLEDKLRENMISSEKLEEMKVFAIENIDLPAHVKEKIDV, from the coding sequence ATGGGAAAAATACTTAGTTTACGAGAGGCGATCAATTTAATATGGGAGACGGTGGAGATAGGGCGGGAGATGGAATCGGGCTGCCCATATCTGTTTATTGTGGGAGCGGGGATTTCAGCACCGGAAATCTTGACTGCGAATGGCATTATCGACCAATGTAAAAAGAAAGTGGAACAGTTGTGTCAGGGAGACGAAGAAAAGCTGCAAAGGATATGCGATACGGCAGAGAGACTGGGAGAAAATAGCGCGAAATATTATTCTTATTGGTTTGAGCAGGCATACAAAAATAAAATTCACAGGCAGCAGTATTTAAAAAGTATTATGAATAATTCCAGAATTTCCATGAGCAATCTTTTGCTAGCGCAAATTTTGAACATAAAGACGATTGCGACGACGGCAATCACACCGAATTTTGATAATCATCTGCTCAAAAGTCTGAATTTGCTTGGAAACTATGATGTGTTTTCGGCGAATAATATGTTGGACAATATTGCCTTGAATGCAAATTCAAAAACAGTTCAGATTATGCATGTCCACGGAACGTACGAATTTTATGATTGCTGCAATTTGGAGAGTGAGATTGCGAAAATTGCGCAGGGACAGGGAATCAAAACAACAGCGGGAACGATTGAAGAGTTTTTGAAAACAAAGTCACCGATTGTCATCGGATATAGTGGTTGGGAAGATGATGTGATCATGTCAAAACTCAAAGAGCGTTTGGAATATGCGGCGCTGCCCTATAAATTGATCTGGTTTTGTTATTCGGGAAAAGATTATGAAAAACTTCCGGAGTGGCTTAAGGAGAACGAAGAGGTTGTGTTTGTTTTGCCGGAGAAGAAAATGGATATGCGAAGTGAGATTGAAAACAGAATAGACGATAAAGCGGAAGATATAGCGCTACCGGCTGAGGATGTTCTGTCGGCGCTTATCGCTCGATTTGGTTTTAAATCCCCGAACTTGTTCAGCAATCCGATTCAATATTATATCGACTTGATTGATGGATTTTTACCTGAGAAGATAGAAATTTTCCCGACAAAGTCATGGAAGCGCCGTTTGGATTATGTAGAGGAGCACTTGGGGGATATTGAAAAAAATATTATTTTGTTGGATGAGTCGGCTGCTAGAAAAGATATTGTAGGTACAACAAGTATTTTGAAAAAGATGGACTATATGTTTATTCCTACAGATGATTTGGAACATATTCTTTCGGGCGTGATTATGCCAATGGTTCCAAGTCAAAATAGAATTGAAGATATGAGTGATCAGCTTGCGTTTTTGGATGTGGTTTTGAATTTACTTACTGCAAAGAAAAAAGATATTTCGGAAGAAGAGATGGCAAAATATTTGAAAAAGATTTTGGGGGCGATGCCATACCCCGGAAAAGATTTTGGGAAAGAAAAACTCATACATGTATTTGACAAGATGCTTGGAATTGCTTGTCTGGAAGAGCAGCGACTTCTTATTTTGGGGGCAAAGTCAGAATTGGTCGATGGCGAGGAGCAAAAAAATCTTTTAAATGAAGTTGTTACATCCGGAAGTCGAGAGCTGGGCAATGAAAAAATCGCGAGATTAGTATTAAATGCAGTCTATTGGCAGATAAAGCTACAGGGAACACTGACGGAGGAACATAAGAATTTGCTGTGTACTATCCGGGCAATGTATGCGGAAAATGAGAAAATTTTAGAATATTTTTATGCTATTCTTATTGAAATCTATGAGGAGAAGGCGGATGGTGGATTTGCAATAGAAGATGTCATTTCACAGATAAGAGAGAAAAACTTACCTTCACACTTATTGATTAGGGTATACAGGATACAGGCTGATGAAGAAACAGACACCGGAAATAGAATCAAAATTGCCTCGGAGACTGTTCAAGAATATGATATGGAAGAAATTCAAAATTGCAGAGGATGTTTGGACTATGCACATTTGGTGATTACAGTTGTCTGTGAACGTTTGAAGTTAAAAGAGCATGTGGACCGCAAATATATAGAATATGCGATACAACTATGTGAGAAAGAGGGAGGCTGTCCGCTGATTGTAAAGAATGTCGTAAGGATGCTGCAAATTTATGTTGCCCACGTAGAGAATTTATATGACAAGCAGGAAATCTGCAAAAAAGCGACTCGAGTATGCGAGAAAAGTAAATTGTATGAAGAATGGATTTATTTTAATGAAAGTTATGTGAGTGAACTAGACCAGAGAGAATATGAAAAATATTTGGAAGAACACGAAAAGTACAGAGAGTATAAGCAGGCTGCAGATAAAATACATGAGGCGGTGGAAGCCTATATTCATCTAGAAAAAGATGTCTGTAAAGACCTGCTTTTTGAAGCGTCAGAGTGTTTTGACCAGATATTTGAGGGAAAATACAATCCCGCACTGCTCAATATCTGTTTTGTGGCGCGCAGAGGAGAGGGTTCGGAACTAAACATATCTGTCTTAGATGTTTTGGAGCGAATTGACTGGATGATGGGAGATGCGATATATCACATCAATAAGGCGCTGACGCTTGTGGAGCAGGGCGATTGGGGAAATGCGCAATGTGAGATTCGGAAGATAGAGGAGAATCTGGACGGTGCGATTGAGTGGTGGAATCGGGAAGAAGTTGTAGGAAAGAGAGAAAAAGCACTTGTATTTTTACTGCTGTCGCTTGAAGATAAGCTGCGGGAGAATATGATTTCATCAGAGAAGCTTGAAGAGATGAAGGTGTTTGCAATAGAAAATATTGATCTGCCTGCTCATGTAAAGGAGAAGATAGACGTATGA
- a CDS encoding VanZ family protein, protein MKELLIYAQAYIRLNIQRVIPILVIGLLLEGIFWLLMKKGYTRYDDKPCKSLICGLLLSLEVGFIFVMTLYGRSPGGERKVSFLPFESYVKAFGQGNVEIQLQIIMNVLMFVLLGAMLPLCFKHFEKNKEVVLTAFMISILIETTQGVMHIGMFEVDDMLGNVLGAEIGFGAYYFATWLKKRRKK, encoded by the coding sequence ATGAAAGAATTGCTGATTTATGCGCAGGCATATATAAGACTCAATATACAACGCGTGATTCCCATTCTTGTCATAGGTCTGTTGCTGGAAGGAATTTTTTGGCTGCTGATGAAAAAGGGATATACAAGATATGATGATAAGCCGTGCAAATCACTAATATGTGGTTTGCTCCTATCTTTGGAAGTTGGATTTATTTTTGTCATGACATTATACGGAAGAAGTCCCGGAGGGGAACGTAAAGTAAGTTTTTTGCCGTTTGAGTCTTATGTGAAGGCATTTGGACAAGGGAATGTGGAAATACAGCTTCAAATTATTATGAATGTTTTGATGTTTGTGTTGTTAGGAGCGATGCTGCCACTGTGTTTCAAACATTTTGAAAAAAATAAAGAAGTTGTTTTAACCGCGTTTATGATTTCGATTTTGATCGAAACGACTCAAGGTGTGATGCACATAGGGATGTTCGAGGTGGATGATATGCTTGGAAATGTACTGGGAGCGGAAATTGGTTTTGGGGCTTATTATTTTGCAACATGGCTGAAAAAGCGCAGGAAGAAGTGA
- a CDS encoding YveK family protein — MQEQYENQEEGQIDLLEIIHVMLRKWWLIVLCGIIGAGALGVYTKFFVTPQYSASSTIYILSSTTNVSGSGISLSLSEQLTADFLLLAKSRPVLEEAAEKVGDGVTSEMLAGSVVIENPTGSHMLKVTATNEDAQLAKDIANTMADVVAKQVAKVMDTDQPNLMESAVKPVAPVRPNLSKNIMMGGLIGVALAIAAIVLLYMLDDTVKDEDDVRKYLGVNTLAAFPERRKKRRKRVS; from the coding sequence ATGCAGGAACAATATGAGAATCAAGAAGAGGGGCAGATTGATTTACTGGAAATAATACATGTTATGTTGAGAAAATGGTGGCTGATTGTATTATGCGGTATTATCGGAGCAGGAGCTCTTGGTGTATATACAAAATTTTTTGTGACACCACAGTATTCGGCTTCCTCGACAATTTATATTTTATCAAGTACGACGAATGTATCTGGGAGCGGAATCAGTCTGTCTTTGAGTGAGCAGTTGACAGCGGATTTTTTACTTTTGGCGAAGAGCCGTCCGGTATTGGAAGAGGCAGCTGAGAAGGTTGGAGATGGTGTGACTTCTGAGATGCTTGCAGGAAGTGTTGTCATTGAGAATCCGACGGGATCGCATATGCTGAAAGTGACAGCGACGAATGAAGATGCACAACTGGCAAAGGATATTGCCAATACGATGGCGGATGTAGTTGCAAAGCAGGTGGCGAAAGTCATGGATACAGATCAACCGAATCTGATGGAAAGCGCAGTGAAGCCGGTGGCGCCTGTAAGACCGAACCTAAGTAAAAATATTATGATGGGTGGACTGATTGGAGTGGCTTTAGCCATTGCAGCGATTGTCTTACTCTATATGTTGGATGATACAGTGAAGGATGAAGATGATGTGAGGAAGTATTTAGGTGTGAACACATTAGCGGCATTTCCTGAGAGACGTAAAAAGAGAAGAAAAAGAGTTAGTTAA
- the srtB gene encoding class B sortase codes for MKKRVGKILFWLCIVVCVLGVAYIAIYYFRKDKNEDVYQKVQKQVEEKKQEEDAEDEIPIDFASLKETNPDIYAWIEIPDTNVNYPIVQSADDDSYYLNHTIDGQEGYPGSIYTEKVNAKDFSDFNTVIYGHDMKDGSMFKDLHKFEDADFFEQHDTVTIYTENECKTYRIFAAVVYDDRHLMYSFDNNNISDRKAFLESLSESRSLKNQFRSGVEVDENSHIITLSTCIGGQPDKRFLVEAVEIDE; via the coding sequence ATGAAAAAAAGAGTAGGGAAAATACTGTTCTGGCTGTGCATTGTGGTTTGTGTCTTGGGAGTTGCATATATTGCCATCTACTATTTTAGAAAAGACAAGAACGAGGATGTGTATCAGAAAGTACAAAAGCAAGTGGAAGAAAAAAAACAGGAAGAAGACGCAGAGGATGAGATTCCAATTGATTTTGCGTCATTGAAAGAGACCAACCCGGATATTTATGCATGGATTGAGATTCCAGATACGAATGTGAATTATCCGATTGTTCAAAGTGCGGACGATGATTCGTATTACCTGAACCACACAATCGACGGTCAGGAAGGCTATCCGGGATCAATTTACACAGAAAAAGTGAATGCAAAAGACTTTTCTGATTTTAATACAGTGATATATGGACATGATATGAAAGACGGTTCCATGTTCAAAGATTTACACAAATTTGAAGATGCTGATTTTTTTGAACAGCATGATACGGTTACGATTTATACGGAGAATGAGTGCAAGACGTATCGGATTTTTGCGGCGGTCGTCTATGATGATCGGCATTTGATGTACAGTTTCGATAATAATAACATCAGTGACAGAAAAGCATTTCTGGAATCACTCAGTGAATCGCGCAGCTTGAAGAATCAGTTCCGAAGCGGAGTGGAAGTGGATGAGAACAGCCATATTATCACACTGAGCACCTGTATTGGTGGGCAGCCGGATAAACGTTTTCTTGTGGAGGCGGTAGAGATTGATGAGTAA
- a CDS encoding LCP family protein produces the protein MSKRKKIIAIMIVIAVVLLVGLFGYGIWKKYAAKETAKENTEEYEGESYITYKGKRYEYNYHLKNMLFIGVDKSQEMTETEVGQGGQADTLILLSMDRENKTTTLLQIPRDAMTDIDIYDMNGEYLSTERGQISLQYAYGDGKKKSCRMMMTSVSELLYEIPIDSYLALGVDGIADITNLMGGVTLTVPEDYTDIDPAFKAGETIVLAGEQAEKYVRYRDVNVSGSNTQRMERQAQFMEALARQMQGKDTGWYRQLLEGAKEYITMDLSVDEMERMKSYEMKETIEKVPGEVKQGEEHDEFIVDNEKLRDLVIKLFYKPVE, from the coding sequence ATGAGTAAGCGTAAAAAGATAATAGCGATTATGATAGTGATAGCAGTGGTTTTGCTTGTTGGACTTTTTGGATATGGCATTTGGAAAAAATATGCGGCAAAGGAGACTGCAAAGGAAAATACAGAAGAGTATGAAGGTGAGTCTTATATTACGTATAAAGGAAAACGATATGAGTATAATTATCATTTGAAGAACATGCTTTTTATAGGTGTGGACAAATCTCAGGAGATGACAGAGACAGAGGTTGGACAAGGTGGACAGGCGGACACGCTGATTCTTTTGAGCATGGATCGGGAGAATAAGACGACGACATTGCTGCAGATTCCGCGAGATGCCATGACAGACATTGATATATATGATATGAATGGAGAATATCTCTCCACAGAGCGAGGACAGATTTCACTCCAATATGCTTATGGCGATGGCAAGAAGAAGAGCTGCCGTATGATGATGACGTCTGTTTCGGAGCTGCTGTATGAGATCCCGATTGATTCGTATTTGGCGCTGGGTGTGGATGGAATTGCTGACATAACAAATCTGATGGGAGGAGTGACGCTTACAGTTCCGGAGGATTACACGGATATTGATCCGGCGTTCAAAGCTGGGGAGACCATTGTGCTTGCAGGAGAACAGGCTGAGAAATATGTCAGATACAGGGATGTGAATGTATCTGGCAGCAATACACAGCGTATGGAGCGACAGGCGCAATTTATGGAAGCGTTAGCAAGACAGATGCAGGGGAAGGATACAGGCTGGTATCGCCAACTGCTGGAAGGAGCTAAGGAATATATTACAATGGATTTATCAGTAGACGAGATGGAACGGATGAAATCCTATGAGATGAAGGAGACGATTGAAAAAGTTCCAGGGGAAGTAAAACAGGGAGAAGAGCATGATGAGTTCATTGTGGACAATGAAAAATTGCGGGATTTAGTGATAAAACTATTTTACAAACCGGTAGAATGA
- a CDS encoding CpsB/CapC family capsule biosynthesis tyrosine phosphatase: MPEMIDMHCHIIPGVDDGARTKKDVRELLLMEYKSGVRHIVMTPHYRKGMFEPTEQLVKKRADYVRREIETLGIDMKVHLGCEYHANSEMVKEFTENKRFRMNGGKFVLVEFSSRHNFVQIRNWIYELVKAGFRPIIAHVERYRAVVDKKALVEELIELGAWIQVDAGALLGEQGWKLKMISRRLLKNEQIHFIGSDAHDSQRRAPNLELCRSYVVKKMGEKYAQELFFGNPQALLKKS; the protein is encoded by the coding sequence ATGCCAGAGATGATTGATATGCACTGTCATATCATACCTGGGGTAGATGATGGTGCTAGAACAAAAAAAGATGTAAGAGAGTTGCTTTTGATGGAGTATAAAAGTGGTGTGAGACACATTGTGATGACACCGCATTATCGGAAAGGGATGTTTGAGCCAACTGAGCAACTTGTAAAAAAAAGAGCGGACTATGTCAGGCGAGAGATAGAAACGCTCGGAATTGATATGAAGGTGCACTTAGGGTGCGAGTATCATGCGAATTCTGAGATGGTAAAAGAGTTTACGGAAAATAAAAGATTCAGGATGAATGGAGGAAAGTTTGTGCTGGTGGAATTTTCATCAAGGCACAACTTCGTGCAGATCAGAAACTGGATTTACGAGTTGGTGAAAGCAGGATTTAGGCCTATTATCGCACATGTAGAAAGGTATCGTGCTGTGGTGGATAAGAAGGCGTTAGTTGAGGAGTTGATCGAACTCGGAGCATGGATACAGGTGGATGCGGGAGCACTTTTGGGAGAGCAGGGCTGGAAACTAAAGATGATTTCCAGAAGGTTACTTAAGAATGAACAGATCCATTTTATAGGAAGTGATGCGCACGACAGTCAGAGGAGAGCACCTAATTTAGAATTGTGTCGTTCCTATGTGGTCAAAAAGATGGGAGAGAAATATGCACAGGAGTTATTTTTCGGCAATCCGCAAGCACTGCTGAAAAAGTCATGA
- a CDS encoding CpsD/CapB family tyrosine-protein kinase — protein sequence MNKVNINVEEMDYTTEEELKTLRTNLLFCGVDKKVIVVTSTIPGEGKTETSMNLARSLAKLNKKVLLIDLDLRKSVMITRYEMENVKYGMSHFLSGQCQLADVICATNVSKLHVAIAGPATPNPTELLSGERFHKMIESLKDVYDYIILDTAPLGLVIDGAIVAKECDGAVIVVEAGKVKYRQIQDVKKKMEGSGCNILGVVLNKVDRKGYGYYSGKYGKYYGTIEEKK from the coding sequence ATGAATAAAGTAAATATTAATGTAGAAGAAATGGATTATACAACAGAAGAGGAACTGAAGACGCTTAGAACGAACTTGCTGTTTTGTGGTGTGGATAAGAAAGTAATTGTAGTGACAAGTACCATTCCGGGAGAAGGTAAGACAGAGACTTCTATGAATCTTGCACGTTCTCTTGCCAAGTTAAATAAGAAAGTTTTATTGATAGATTTGGATTTGAGAAAATCAGTGATGATTACAAGATATGAGATGGAGAATGTGAAGTATGGTATGTCTCATTTTCTGTCGGGACAGTGTCAGCTTGCAGATGTGATTTGTGCAACGAATGTTTCGAAACTGCATGTTGCCATTGCGGGACCGGCGACTCCGAATCCGACGGAATTGCTATCAGGAGAGCGTTTTCATAAGATGATAGAATCGCTGAAAGATGTCTATGACTATATTATTTTAGATACGGCGCCGCTTGGACTTGTTATTGATGGTGCGATTGTTGCGAAGGAATGTGATGGAGCAGTGATCGTTGTGGAAGCTGGAAAAGTGAAGTACAGACAGATTCAAGATGTGAAGAAGAAAATGGAAGGCAGTGGATGCAACATTTTGGGAGTTGTGTTGAATAAAGTGGATAGAAAAGGATATGGATACTATAGTGGCAAATACGGCAAGTATTATGGCACAATTGAAGAAAAAAAGTAA